In Sphingomonas sp. Leaf357, a single genomic region encodes these proteins:
- the pdxA gene encoding 4-hydroxythreonine-4-phosphate dehydrogenase PdxA, which produces MNAPLAQPLAVSMGDPAGIGPEIIAKAWAARDTESLPPFFAVGDARAVVAVWDGPVVSILDPAEALGAFPRGLPVLGVDDGGQISPGHPDVDGARCALHSLEVAAGLARSDAASALVTGPVSKAQLYQIGFTYPGQTEFVAERCGVSRENAVMMLAGPTLRVVPVTTHVPLDTVSGLLSIELLVAKGRATARGLRKNFGIETPRLAFAGFNPHAGEGGAIGREEIDFIFPAIAQLREEGIDATGPFAADTMFHARARATYDAAICCYHDQALVPLKTLHFDEGVNITLGLPIVRTSPDHGTAFGIAGKNVAHPGAMIAAIRMAGEATERRAARLL; this is translated from the coding sequence ATGAACGCGCCGCTTGCCCAGCCACTGGCAGTATCGATGGGCGATCCGGCCGGTATCGGGCCGGAAATCATCGCCAAGGCCTGGGCCGCGCGCGATACGGAAAGCCTGCCGCCGTTCTTCGCCGTGGGCGATGCCCGCGCCGTGGTCGCGGTGTGGGATGGCCCGGTCGTGTCGATCCTCGACCCCGCCGAGGCGCTGGGGGCCTTCCCGCGCGGGCTTCCGGTGCTCGGTGTCGACGATGGCGGCCAGATCTCGCCCGGTCACCCGGATGTCGACGGTGCCCGGTGCGCGCTCCACTCGCTGGAAGTCGCTGCCGGTCTCGCACGCTCCGATGCCGCTAGCGCGCTCGTGACCGGGCCGGTGTCGAAGGCCCAGCTCTACCAGATCGGCTTCACCTATCCCGGCCAGACCGAATTCGTCGCCGAACGCTGCGGCGTCTCGCGTGAGAATGCGGTGATGATGCTCGCCGGCCCGACGTTGCGCGTCGTGCCCGTCACCACCCACGTGCCGCTCGACACCGTCTCCGGCCTGCTCTCGATCGAGTTGCTCGTCGCCAAGGGCCGCGCCACCGCACGCGGCCTGCGCAAGAATTTCGGCATCGAGACGCCGCGCCTGGCCTTTGCCGGCTTCAATCCGCACGCCGGCGAGGGTGGCGCGATCGGGCGCGAGGAAATCGACTTCATCTTCCCAGCCATCGCCCAGTTGCGGGAGGAAGGCATCGACGCGACCGGCCCGTTCGCCGCCGACACGATGTTCCACGCCCGCGCCCGCGCCACCTATGACGCGGCGATCTGCTGCTATCACGATCAGGCGTTGGTGCCGCTCAAGACGCTGCATTTCGACGAGGGCGTGAACATCACGCTGGGCCTGCCGATCGTCCGCACCTCGCCCGATCACGGCACGGCGTTCGGCATCGCGGGCAAGAACGTCGCGCATCCCGGCGCGATGATCGCCGCGATCCGCATGGCCGGCGAAGCGACCGAACGCCGCGCCGCGCGGCTGCTGTGA
- the rsmA gene encoding 16S rRNA (adenine(1518)-N(6)/adenine(1519)-N(6))-dimethyltransferase RsmA, whose translation MTDTLPPLREVIARHGLNASKALGQNFLLDGQLLARIARIPGDLTGAEVFEVGPGPGGLTRALLQAGARVTAVERDRRCIPALAELGEAFPGQLRVIEDDALEIDAASLFEGKPHIVSNLPYNIGTALFVRWLSADWAPWWQSLTLMFQKEVADRIVAGTDDDAYGRLAVLAQWRSSAKLAMPVHRSAFTPPPKVMSAVVHIVPEVAPEGVNFATLERLTGAAFGQRRKMLRQSVKGVPGALSALEAVGIEATRRAETVSVAEFVEVARVMRANNQSPSPRA comes from the coding sequence GTGACCGATACGCTACCGCCGTTGCGGGAGGTCATCGCCCGGCACGGCCTCAACGCCAGCAAGGCGCTGGGCCAGAACTTCCTGCTCGACGGCCAGTTGCTCGCCCGCATCGCGCGCATTCCCGGCGATCTGACGGGCGCGGAAGTGTTCGAGGTCGGCCCCGGCCCCGGCGGCCTGACCCGCGCATTGCTGCAGGCCGGTGCTCGCGTCACCGCCGTCGAGCGCGACCGCCGCTGCATCCCCGCGCTCGCCGAACTCGGCGAAGCCTTCCCCGGCCAACTCCGCGTGATCGAGGACGACGCACTTGAGATCGACGCCGCTTCCCTGTTCGAGGGCAAGCCGCACATCGTCTCCAACCTGCCCTACAATATCGGCACGGCTTTGTTCGTTCGCTGGCTCTCGGCCGATTGGGCCCCGTGGTGGCAGAGCCTGACGCTGATGTTCCAGAAGGAAGTCGCCGACCGCATCGTCGCCGGCACCGACGACGATGCTTACGGCCGCCTGGCGGTGCTGGCGCAGTGGCGCTCCTCGGCCAAGCTGGCGATGCCCGTCCACCGCTCCGCCTTCACCCCGCCGCCCAAGGTGATGTCGGCCGTGGTGCACATCGTGCCCGAAGTCGCGCCCGAGGGCGTCAACTTCGCGACGCTGGAACGCCTGACCGGCGCCGCCTTCGGGCAACGCCGCAAAATGTTGCGTCAAAGTGTGAAAGGTGTCCCCGGCGCACTGTCCGCGCTGGAAGCCGTCGGCATCGAAGCGACACGACGCGCGGAAACAGTGAGTGTCGCGGAATTCGTCGAGGTCGCGCGGGTGATGCGAGCTAACAACCAATCCCCGTCTCCCCGGGCTTGA
- a CDS encoding tetratricopeptide repeat protein, protein MRYSSVAAAVALTLLTVSTSLHGQRPEEQIDPRSMALLAQGRAAQAAGNLDGATDLIETALAVDPRNRAGFVTLGDVAQARGLPGKAIRLYREALLLEPSDRLALKGQGEALVAKGAVIQAKANLAKIRTLCAKAACPEGNALAAAIVKGPPVQTAAVATKVPEKATAKE, encoded by the coding sequence ATGCGTTATTCGTCCGTCGCCGCCGCCGTCGCGCTCACGTTGCTGACGGTGTCGACGTCGCTGCACGGCCAGCGCCCGGAAGAGCAGATCGATCCGCGATCGATGGCGCTGCTGGCGCAGGGTCGCGCGGCGCAGGCGGCCGGCAATCTCGACGGCGCGACCGACCTCATCGAGACCGCGCTGGCGGTCGATCCGCGCAACCGCGCCGGGTTCGTGACCTTGGGCGACGTGGCACAGGCGCGCGGCCTGCCGGGCAAGGCGATCCGCCTGTACCGTGAGGCGTTGTTGCTCGAGCCGAGCGACCGGCTGGCGCTGAAAGGGCAGGGCGAGGCGCTGGTAGCCAAGGGCGCGGTGATCCAGGCCAAGGCCAATCTGGCGAAGATCCGGACGTTGTGCGCGAAGGCGGCATGCCCCGAGGGCAACGCGTTGGCCGCGGCAATCGTGAAGGGACCGCCGGTGCAGACGGCGGCCGTGGCGACGAAGGTGCCGGAGAAGGCGACGGCGAAAGAGTAG
- a CDS encoding RsmB/NOP family class I SAM-dependent RNA methyltransferase — protein sequence MTPSARIQAAIDLLDAIVAAARDSGAAADTIIAKYFAQRRYAGSKDRRAVRELVYAAIRMLGERPASGRAAMLALAAGDAELSALFDGSTHAPAAIGETEVAAKPGVAPEWIVAKLLASGIGADELPALIDRAPLDVRINRLKPAPAPIEGAEPIPGLADAWRLPSGTNVETLEAFKDGAVEVQDAGSQIVTLAAEASGGQRIVDLCAGAGGKTLALAAAMGDAGALLAADTDRARLSRLTPRAERAGATMIETRLLDPGQEAEILSDWADSADCVLIDAPCSGTGTWRRNPEARWRLTPERIARLAKTQEHVLEVGAGLVKPDGTLVYIVCSLLDEEGAGQVAAFLAAHPGWTSDTPDLPAGRAHGPGVRLTPAHDDTDGFFVARLRRAC from the coding sequence ATGACACCCTCAGCCCGTATCCAGGCAGCGATCGACCTGCTCGACGCGATCGTCGCCGCCGCGCGGGATAGCGGGGCGGCGGCGGATACGATCATCGCCAAATATTTCGCCCAGCGTCGCTATGCCGGCAGCAAGGACCGGCGCGCGGTGCGCGAACTGGTCTATGCCGCGATCCGCATGCTGGGCGAACGGCCGGCGAGCGGGCGGGCGGCGATGCTCGCGCTCGCCGCGGGCGACGCGGAGTTGTCCGCTTTGTTCGACGGATCGACCCATGCGCCCGCCGCGATCGGCGAGACGGAGGTCGCGGCCAAGCCGGGCGTGGCACCCGAGTGGATCGTGGCGAAACTGCTCGCGTCGGGCATCGGCGCGGACGAACTGCCGGCGCTGATCGATCGGGCGCCGCTCGACGTGCGGATCAACCGGCTGAAGCCCGCGCCCGCACCGATCGAGGGCGCGGAGCCGATCCCTGGCCTCGCCGATGCGTGGCGGCTGCCATCGGGCACCAATGTCGAGACGCTGGAAGCGTTCAAGGACGGGGCGGTCGAGGTGCAGGATGCGGGCAGCCAGATCGTCACGCTGGCGGCGGAGGCTTCGGGCGGACAACGTATCGTCGATCTGTGCGCGGGCGCGGGCGGCAAGACGCTCGCTTTGGCCGCGGCGATGGGCGATGCCGGCGCGTTGCTGGCAGCCGATACCGATCGCGCGCGGCTGTCCCGGCTGACGCCTCGCGCGGAACGGGCGGGCGCAACGATGATCGAAACCCGCCTGCTCGATCCGGGCCAGGAGGCGGAAATTCTATCGGATTGGGCGGACAGCGCGGATTGCGTGCTGATCGACGCGCCCTGTTCGGGCACCGGCACGTGGCGGCGCAACCCCGAGGCGCGCTGGCGGCTGACCCCTGAACGGATCGCGCGGCTGGCGAAAACACAGGAGCATGTGCTGGAGGTGGGCGCGGGACTGGTGAAGCCAGATGGCACGCTCGTCTATATCGTCTGCTCGCTGCTGGACGAGGAAGGGGCCGGGCAGGTCGCCGCGTTCCTGGCGGCACATCCCGGCTGGACCAGCGACACGCCCGACCTGCCGGCCGGGCGGGCGCATGGCCCGGGCGTGCGCCTGACCCCGGCACATGACGATACCGACGGCTTTTTTGTCGCACGCCTCCGGCGCGCGTGCTAG
- the guaB gene encoding IMP dehydrogenase has product MDIRLGLTFDDVLLYPAESDIVPSMADTRTQLTRGIKLDIPILSSAMDTVTEADMAIVMAQLGGIGVLHRNMEIDEQVAAVRQVKRFESGMVVNPITIAPTATLAEAQALMTRHRISGIPVVEQDGKLVGILTNRDVRFAGNPHQPVAELMTHENLATVSTGVGQDEARRLLHQRRIEKLLVVDESYRCVGLITVKDMEKAVNYPNATKDASGRLRVAAATTVGDKGFERTEALVDAELDLIVIDTAHGHNRDVARAVERVKKLSNSVQVIAGNVATAEAARALIDAGADGIKVGIGPGSICTTRVVAGVGVPQLTAVMDCAAEGHKHGVPVIADGGIRTSGDIAKALAGGASSVMIGSLLAGTEEAPGETFLYQGRAYKSYRGMGSVGAMGRGSADRYFQGDIKDQLKLVPEGIEGQVAFKGPAKDVIHQLVGGVKAAMGYTGAATIPDLQQRARFVQITGAGLMESHVHDVTITREAPNYPTR; this is encoded by the coding sequence ATGGACATCCGCCTCGGCCTCACCTTCGACGACGTGCTGCTGTATCCGGCGGAGTCCGATATCGTGCCGAGCATGGCGGATACGCGCACGCAACTGACGCGCGGGATCAAGCTGGACATTCCGATCCTGTCCTCGGCGATGGACACGGTGACGGAAGCCGACATGGCGATCGTGATGGCGCAATTGGGCGGCATCGGCGTGCTCCACCGCAACATGGAGATCGACGAGCAGGTCGCCGCCGTGCGCCAGGTGAAGCGCTTCGAGAGCGGCATGGTGGTCAACCCGATCACGATCGCGCCGACCGCAACGCTGGCCGAAGCGCAGGCGCTGATGACCCGGCACCGGATCAGCGGCATTCCCGTGGTGGAGCAGGACGGCAAGCTTGTCGGCATCCTGACCAACCGCGACGTGCGTTTCGCCGGCAACCCGCACCAGCCGGTTGCCGAGCTGATGACGCACGAGAACCTCGCCACGGTGTCGACCGGTGTGGGGCAGGACGAAGCGCGGCGCCTGCTGCATCAGCGCCGGATCGAGAAGTTGCTGGTGGTGGACGAAAGCTATCGCTGCGTCGGCCTCATCACCGTGAAGGACATGGAGAAGGCGGTCAATTATCCGAACGCGACCAAGGACGCGTCCGGGCGGTTGCGCGTGGCGGCGGCGACGACGGTGGGCGACAAGGGCTTCGAGCGGACCGAGGCGTTGGTCGATGCCGAACTGGACCTGATCGTGATCGACACCGCGCACGGCCATAATCGCGACGTCGCGCGGGCGGTTGAGCGGGTGAAGAAGCTGAGCAATTCGGTGCAGGTGATCGCCGGCAACGTGGCGACGGCGGAGGCGGCGCGGGCGCTGATCGACGCCGGCGCGGACGGGATCAAGGTCGGCATCGGGCCGGGTTCGATCTGCACCACGCGCGTCGTCGCCGGCGTCGGCGTGCCGCAGCTGACCGCGGTGATGGACTGCGCCGCGGAAGGCCACAAGCACGGCGTGCCGGTGATCGCCGATGGTGGCATCCGCACCTCGGGCGACATCGCCAAGGCGCTGGCCGGTGGCGCTTCCAGCGTGATGATCGGATCCTTGCTGGCCGGTACCGAGGAAGCGCCGGGCGAGACGTTCCTGTATCAGGGCCGGGCGTACAAATCGTATCGCGGCATGGGCTCGGTCGGCGCGATGGGCCGGGGCTCGGCGGATCGCTATTTCCAGGGCGACATCAAGGACCAGTTGAAGCTGGTGCCCGAGGGGATCGAAGGCCAGGTGGCGTTCAAGGGACCGGCCAAGGATGTGATCCACCAATTGGTCGGCGGCGTGAAGGCGGCGATGGGCTATACCGGTGCGGCGACCATTCCGGATCTTCAGCAGCGCGCGCGGTTCGTGCAGATCACCGGCGCGGGGCTGATGGAAAGCCATGTGCACGACGTGACGATCACGCGCGAGGCCCCGAATTATCCGACGCGGTAG
- a CDS encoding SPFH domain-containing protein, which produces MGLTAGALVLALVLLYLFTSIKIVRQGYQYTIEHFGRFTTVARPGFNFYPAFFYRVGRKVNMMEQVIDIPGQEIITKDNAMVAVDGVVFFQVLDAAKAAYEVSELYVAILQLTTTNLRTVMGSMDLDETLSKRDEINARLLVVVDHATAAWGVKITRVEVKDIRPPADIVNAMGRQMKAEREKRANILEAEGSRASEILRAEGQKQSKILEAEGRREAAFRDAEGRERAAQAEAKATELVSIAIEQGSAQSLNYFIAQKYVEAVGKFATSPNAKTILFPVEATQLIGTLGGIGELAKTAFGNEQPTPPKPATPPARFKGPFEQGDT; this is translated from the coding sequence ATGGGGTTGACCGCAGGCGCACTCGTTCTGGCCTTGGTGCTTCTGTACCTGTTCACCAGCATCAAGATCGTCCGGCAGGGCTATCAATATACGATCGAACATTTCGGCCGCTTCACCACAGTGGCGCGGCCCGGCTTCAATTTCTATCCCGCCTTCTTCTACCGTGTCGGCCGCAAGGTGAACATGATGGAGCAGGTGATCGACATTCCGGGTCAGGAGATCATTACCAAGGACAATGCGATGGTCGCGGTGGACGGCGTGGTGTTCTTCCAGGTGCTGGACGCGGCGAAGGCGGCCTATGAGGTGTCCGAACTCTATGTCGCGATCCTGCAGCTGACGACGACCAACCTGCGCACCGTGATGGGTTCGATGGATCTGGACGAAACCCTGTCGAAACGCGACGAGATCAACGCTCGGCTGCTGGTCGTGGTCGATCATGCGACCGCCGCGTGGGGCGTCAAGATCACCCGTGTCGAGGTGAAGGACATCCGCCCGCCGGCCGACATCGTCAACGCGATGGGCCGGCAGATGAAGGCCGAACGCGAGAAGCGCGCCAACATCCTCGAGGCCGAAGGCTCGCGTGCCTCTGAAATTCTTCGCGCCGAGGGCCAGAAGCAGTCGAAGATCCTCGAGGCGGAGGGCCGCCGCGAAGCCGCCTTCCGCGATGCCGAGGGCCGTGAGCGCGCGGCGCAGGCCGAGGCCAAGGCGACCGAACTCGTCTCGATCGCGATCGAACAGGGCAGCGCGCAATCGCTCAACTATTTCATCGCGCAGAAATATGTCGAGGCGGTCGGCAAGTTCGCCACCTCCCCTAATGCCAAGACGATCCTGTTCCCGGTCGAGGCGACACAGTTGATCGGCACGTTGGGCGGCATCGGCGAACTCGCCAAGACGGCATTCGGCAATGAACAGCCCACCCCGCCCAAACCCGCCACGCCGCCGGCACGCTTCAAGGGGCCGTTCGAACAGGGCGACACGTGA
- a CDS encoding NfeD family protein, translating to MLDGVGAGMAWLVFALAMGVAELILPGIFLVFLAIAAAITGVAVLALPDLPVPVQLASFAIWSGVTVLIGRRWYRDYPVATSDPLLNDRAARLIGEIVTVDQPIAGGSGRVKVADGVWPAHGPDAAAGTRMRVVAIEGGVVLVEPVESLPAG from the coding sequence ATGCTGGACGGCGTCGGCGCGGGTATGGCCTGGCTGGTCTTCGCATTGGCGATGGGCGTGGCCGAGCTGATCCTGCCCGGAATCTTTCTCGTCTTCCTGGCGATCGCCGCCGCAATCACCGGCGTCGCGGTGCTGGCGCTGCCTGACCTGCCGGTGCCGGTGCAACTCGCCTCGTTCGCGATCTGGAGCGGCGTTACGGTCCTGATCGGCCGGCGCTGGTATCGTGATTACCCCGTCGCCACCTCCGACCCGCTCCTCAACGACCGCGCCGCGCGTCTGATCGGCGAGATCGTCACCGTCGATCAACCGATCGCAGGCGGCAGTGGCCGGGTGAAAGTCGCGGATGGCGTCTGGCCGGCGCACGGTCCCGATGCCGCGGCCGGAACACGGATGCGCGTCGTCGCGATCGAAGGTGGCGTAGTGCTGGTCGAACCGGTGGAGAGCCTCCCCGCCGGCTGA
- a CDS encoding phosphoenolpyruvate carboxykinase — translation MSDRIPTAGLEAQGIETRANLHWNLVTARLVETAVAKGEGKLSADGPLVVETGAHTGRSAQDKFIVRDAETESVVWWGKSNKGMSPEQFAVLKTDFMAALKDKEDLYIQDLFGGSQPENRVRVRVVTELAWHNLFIRTMLVRPAESELRGFEAEYTIIDLPSFRADPARHGCRSETVIAVNFTEKLILIGGTRYAGEMKKSVFGLLNYLLPVDGVMPMHCSANIGPNGDTAVFFGLSGTGKTTLSADASRTLIGDDEHGWSDTAVFNFEGGCYAKMIRLSADAEPEIFATTKRFGTVLENVVMDPVTRALDLEDNSLAENSRGAYPIDFIPNASEENMGPVPRNIVMLTADAYGVLPPISKLTPDQAMYHFLSGYTARVAGTEIGVTEPDATFSTCFGAPFMPRHPSIYGNLLKSRIAKGGVDCWLVNTGWTGGKYGTGNRMPIKATRALLNAALDGSLNDAEFRTDPNFGFKVPVSVPGVDSAILDPRETWANKAEYDATAAKLVDLFVENFAQFAEHVDEGVRQAAPKTKEPA, via the coding sequence TTGAGCGACCGCATTCCCACCGCCGGGCTTGAAGCGCAGGGCATCGAGACCCGCGCCAACCTGCACTGGAACCTCGTCACCGCACGTCTGGTCGAAACCGCCGTGGCCAAGGGCGAGGGCAAATTGTCCGCCGATGGCCCACTGGTGGTCGAGACGGGCGCGCATACCGGCCGCTCGGCGCAGGACAAGTTCATCGTCCGCGACGCCGAAACCGAATCCGTCGTGTGGTGGGGCAAGAGCAACAAGGGCATGAGCCCTGAGCAGTTCGCCGTTCTCAAGACCGATTTCATGGCCGCGCTGAAGGACAAGGAAGACCTGTACATTCAGGATCTGTTCGGCGGATCGCAGCCTGAAAATCGCGTCCGCGTCCGCGTCGTGACCGAACTTGCCTGGCACAACCTGTTCATCCGCACGATGCTGGTGCGTCCGGCGGAATCCGAACTGCGTGGGTTCGAGGCGGAATATACCATCATCGATCTGCCGAGCTTCCGCGCCGATCCTGCGCGCCACGGTTGCCGCAGCGAGACGGTGATCGCGGTAAACTTCACCGAAAAGCTGATCCTGATCGGTGGCACGCGATATGCCGGCGAGATGAAGAAGAGCGTGTTCGGTCTGCTCAACTATCTCCTCCCGGTCGATGGCGTCATGCCGATGCACTGTTCGGCCAATATCGGCCCGAACGGCGATACGGCCGTATTCTTCGGCCTGTCCGGCACCGGCAAGACGACGCTCAGCGCCGATGCCAGCCGCACGCTGATCGGCGATGACGAGCATGGCTGGTCGGACACCGCGGTGTTCAATTTCGAGGGCGGCTGCTACGCCAAGATGATCCGCCTGTCGGCCGACGCCGAGCCGGAGATCTTCGCCACCACCAAGCGCTTCGGCACGGTGCTGGAGAACGTCGTGATGGATCCCGTGACGCGAGCGCTCGACCTGGAGGACAACAGCCTGGCCGAGAACAGCCGTGGTGCTTATCCGATCGATTTCATCCCCAATGCCTCGGAAGAGAATATGGGGCCGGTGCCGCGTAACATCGTGATGCTGACGGCGGATGCGTACGGCGTGTTGCCGCCGATCTCGAAGCTGACGCCGGATCAGGCCATGTATCACTTCCTCTCCGGCTACACCGCCCGTGTGGCGGGCACCGAAATTGGCGTGACCGAACCGGATGCCACCTTCTCGACCTGCTTCGGGGCTCCGTTCATGCCGCGCCATCCCTCGATCTACGGCAATCTGCTGAAGAGCCGGATCGCCAAGGGCGGGGTGGACTGCTGGCTGGTCAATACCGGCTGGACTGGCGGCAAATACGGCACCGGCAACCGCATGCCGATCAAGGCGACGCGGGCCTTGCTCAATGCCGCGCTCGACGGGTCGCTCAACGATGCCGAGTTCCGCACCGATCCGAACTTCGGCTTCAAGGTGCCGGTCAGCGTGCCGGGCGTGGACAGCGCGATCCTCGATCCGCGCGAAACCTGGGCGAACAAGGCCGAATACGACGCGACGGCGGCCAAGCTGGTCGATCTGTTCGTCGAGAACTTCGCCCAGTTCGCCGAGCATGTCGATGAAGGCGTGCGCCAGGCTGCTCCTAAAACCAAAGAGCCAGCCTGA
- a CDS encoding response regulator transcription factor — protein sequence MTATIALVDDDRNILTSVSIALQAEGFVTRVYSDGETALKALIENPPDLAIFDIKMPRMDGLELLRRLRERQSTPVIFLTSKDDELDEALGLAMGADDYIAKPFSQRLLIARIRAILRRTELAQSGPAGDEEVAAGELARGRLAMDTARHRVTWGGINVTLTVTEFLILETLAQRPGIVKTRNQLMDAAYQDDIYVDDRTIDSHIKRVRRKFRQIDPEFDAIETLYGAGYRFSEE from the coding sequence ATGACGGCAACGATCGCACTCGTTGATGATGATCGCAACATTCTGACGTCGGTATCGATCGCCCTGCAGGCCGAAGGATTCGTCACGCGGGTCTATTCGGATGGCGAGACGGCTCTCAAGGCCTTGATCGAAAACCCGCCCGATCTCGCCATTTTCGACATCAAGATGCCGCGCATGGACGGCCTGGAACTGCTTCGTCGGCTGCGCGAGAGACAATCCACGCCGGTGATCTTCCTGACCTCCAAGGACGACGAGCTGGACGAGGCGCTTGGACTGGCGATGGGCGCGGACGATTATATCGCCAAGCCGTTCAGCCAACGCCTGCTGATCGCCCGCATCCGCGCGATCCTGCGTCGTACCGAACTGGCACAATCCGGCCCGGCCGGTGACGAGGAAGTGGCGGCCGGCGAGCTGGCCCGCGGGCGGCTGGCGATGGATACCGCGCGGCACCGGGTGACCTGGGGCGGCATCAACGTGACGCTGACGGTGACGGAATTCCTGATTCTCGAGACGCTCGCGCAGCGACCCGGCATCGTGAAGACGCGCAACCAGTTGATGGACGCCGCGTATCAGGACGACATCTATGTCGACGATCGAACGATCGACAGCCATATCAAGCGCGTGCGCCGCAAGTTCAGGCAGATCGACCCCGAATTCGACGCCATCGAAACCCTGTATGGCGCGGGATACCGATTTTCCGAGGAATGA
- a CDS encoding sensor histidine kinase, with the protein MTNSAANDDGELSLRWSGRVSLTPRILAVNIFALALLAGGFFYLDSYRSRIVDSRVAQASSEARLIAEALRSVEPDRRDALMLRLAGDTGARLRLYDETGKLLADTRALGLRNMVLRDPDKQGRGQAAARFLDAMIDTVVGAARPPLYRERADGFAWPDVRTARSGNLIAATVWRAPDRTPVITAAAAVAGQGVVMTTANATDITQTVRVERFRLSVVLLIVSLVSILLSLFLARTIVRPLRRLARAAVRVRLGRAREVVVPRLPSRRDEIGMLARALSDMSLGLRARIDATEAFAADVTHEMKNPLASLRSAVESLSMVKDPDLQTRLLGIVRDDVHRLDRLITDISEASRLDAQLSRAKFEPVDVGTMIAGLLAQREARGVERGIRLRYDHREGERMTVMAEGARLERVFENLVDNAVSFSPDGGVISISATREQEMLRIRVEDEGPGVPEEAREQVFSRFQSLRPEAEEFGKHSGLGLAIARTIVEGHQGDISVESREDRVRGARFVVRLPLADRQ; encoded by the coding sequence ATGACGAATTCGGCGGCGAATGACGACGGCGAACTGAGCCTGCGCTGGTCGGGCCGGGTTTCGCTCACGCCGCGGATCCTTGCGGTCAACATCTTCGCGCTCGCCTTGCTGGCGGGCGGTTTCTTCTATCTCGATTCCTATCGCAGCAGGATCGTCGACAGCCGGGTCGCGCAGGCAAGCAGCGAGGCGCGATTGATCGCCGAGGCGTTGCGATCGGTCGAGCCGGATCGGCGCGATGCGCTGATGCTCCGGCTGGCGGGCGATACCGGCGCGCGGCTGCGGCTTTACGACGAGACCGGCAAGCTGCTGGCCGACACGCGCGCGCTGGGCCTGCGCAACATGGTCTTGCGGGATCCGGACAAGCAGGGGCGCGGGCAGGCGGCGGCGCGCTTCCTGGATGCGATGATCGATACCGTGGTCGGCGCAGCGCGGCCGCCGCTGTACCGCGAGCGGGCCGACGGTTTCGCATGGCCCGACGTGCGCACCGCGCGGAGCGGCAACCTGATCGCCGCGACGGTGTGGCGCGCGCCGGATCGCACGCCCGTCATCACTGCCGCCGCCGCCGTCGCGGGCCAGGGCGTGGTGATGACCACCGCCAACGCGACCGACATCACCCAGACGGTGCGAGTCGAGCGTTTCCGTCTGAGCGTCGTGCTGCTCATCGTTTCGCTTGTCTCGATCCTGCTGTCGCTGTTTCTGGCGCGCACGATCGTGCGCCCACTGCGTCGGCTCGCCCGCGCGGCGGTACGGGTGCGATTGGGGCGCGCACGCGAAGTGGTAGTGCCCCGCCTGCCCTCTCGCCGCGACGAGATCGGCATGTTGGCACGCGCTCTGTCCGACATGAGCCTCGGCCTGCGGGCCCGGATCGATGCGACCGAGGCGTTCGCGGCCGATGTGACGCACGAGATGAAGAACCCGCTCGCCTCGCTACGCTCCGCCGTGGAGAGCCTGTCGATGGTCAAGGACCCAGACTTGCAGACGCGGCTGCTCGGAATCGTGCGCGACGACGTGCACCGGCTAGATCGGCTGATCACCGACATTTCCGAAGCGTCGCGGCTCGATGCGCAGCTGAGCCGGGCGAAGTTCGAACCGGTCGATGTCGGCACGATGATCGCCGGGCTGCTCGCGCAGCGCGAGGCGCGCGGCGTCGAACGCGGCATCCGCCTGCGGTACGATCACCGGGAGGGCGAACGCATGACCGTGATGGCCGAGGGGGCGCGGCTGGAACGCGTGTTCGAAAATCTGGTCGACAACGCCGTGTCCTTTTCGCCTGATGGCGGGGTGATATCGATCTCGGCGACGCGTGAGCAGGAGATGTTGCGCATCCGGGTCGAGGACGAAGGCCCCGGCGTGCCCGAGGAAGCGCGCGAGCAGGTGTTCAGCCGGTTCCAGTCGCTGCGGCCGGAAGCCGAGGAATTCGGCAAGCATTCGGGGCTAGGTCTCGCTATTGCACGAACCATCGTCGAGGGGCATCAGGGCGACATCTCGGTGGAGTCGCGGGAGGACCGAGTAAGGGGCGCGCGCTTCGTGGTGAGATTGCCTTTGGCCGACCGACAATGA